Proteins encoded by one window of Canis lupus dingo isolate Sandy chromosome 10, ASM325472v2, whole genome shotgun sequence:
- the ITGA7 gene encoding integrin alpha-7 isoform X4, with protein sequence MAGARGRGPWGPPGIRCLLGSLLAALLAPGAVAFNLDVTGALSKEGEPGSLFGFSVALHRQLQPRPQSWLLVGAPQALALPGQQANRTGGLFACPLSLEETDCYRVDIDRGADVQKESKENQWLGVSVRSQGPGGKIVTCAHRYEARQRVDQILETRDVIGRCFVLSQDLAARDELDGGEWKFCEGRPQGHEQFGFCQQGTAAAFSPDSHYLLFGAPGTYNWKGTARVELCAPGSVDLAHLDDGPYEAGGEKEQDPRLIPVPANSYFGFSIDSGKGLVRAEELSFVAGAPRANHKGAVVILRKDSASRLVPEVMLSGERLTSGFGYSLAVADLNNDGWTDLVVGAPYFFERQEELGGAVYVYLNQGGHWAGVSPLRLCGSPDSMFGISLAVLGDLNQDGFADIAVGAPFDGDGKVFIYHGSSLGVVVKPSQVLEGEAVGVKSFGYSLSGGLDVDGNHYPDLLVGSLADTAVLFRARPILQVSHEVFIAPRTIDLEQPNCAAGHLVCVDLRVCFSYIATPSSYSPIVALDYVLDGDTDRRLRGQVPRVTFLSRGPDDPKHQSSGTVWLKHQHDRVCGDTMFQLQENVKDKLRAIVVTLSYNLQTPRLRRQAPGQGLPPVAPILNAHQSSTQRTEIHFLKQGCGEDKVCQSNLQLVQARFCARVSDSEFQPLPMDADGTTALFALSGQPVIGLELTVTNLPSDPAQPQADGDDAHEAQLLVTLPASLHYSGVRALDPAEKPLCVSNENASHVECELGNPMKRGAQVTFYLILSTSGITIETTELEVELLLATISEQDLHLISVRARVFIELPLSIAGVAVPQQLFFSGVVRGESAMKSERDIGSKVKYEVTVSNQGQSLNTLGSAFLNIMWPHEIANGKWLLYPMRVELEGGQGPRRKGLCSPRPNILHLDVDSRDRRRRELEQPKQEEHPEHLEPSTSWWPVSSAEKKKNITLDCARGTANCVVFSCPLYSFDRAAVLHVWGRLWNSTFLEEYSAVKSLEVTVRANITVKSSIKNLVLRDASTVIPVMVYLDPVAVVAEGVPWWVILLAVLAGLLVLALLVLLMWKMGFFKRARYPEATVPQYHAVKIPREDRQQFKEEKTGTILRNNWGSPRREGPDAHPILAADGHPEPGSDGHPMSSTA encoded by the exons GCTGCTGGTGGGTGCTCCGCAGGCCCTGGCTCTGCCCGGGCAGCAGGCGAATCGCACCGGAGGCCTCTTTGCTTGCCCCCTGAGCCTGGAAGAGACTGACTGCTACAGAGTGGACATCGACCGTGGAG CTGATGTGCAGAAGGAGAGTAAGGAGAACCAGTGGTTGGGAGTCAGCGTTCGGAGTCAGGGACCTGGGGGGAAGATTGTC ACCTGCGCGCACCGGTACGAGGCGCGGCAGCGAGTAGaccagatcctggagaccagggatgtgATCGGCCGCTGCTTCGTGCTGAGCCAAGACCTGGCCGCCCGCGATGAACTGGATGGCGGGGAGTGGAAGTTCTGTGAGGGGCGCCCCCAGGGCCACGAACAGTTTGGGTTCTGCCAGCAGGGCACAGCTGCCGCCTTCTCCCCCGACAGCCACTACCTCCTCTTTGGGGCCCCGGGAACCTATAACTGGAAGG GCACTGCCAGGGTGGAGCTCTGTGCGCCGGGCTCGGTGGACCTGGCGCACCTGGACGACGGGCCCTACGAGGCGGGGGGAGAAAAGGAGCAGGACCCCCGCCTCATCCCAGTCCCTGCCAACAGCTACTTTG GTTTCTCCATTGACTCGGGGAAGGGTCTGGTGCGTGCAGAGGAGCTGAGCTTTGTGGCAGGGGCCCCTCGTGCCAACCACAAGGGAGCTGTGGTCATTCTGCGCAAAGACAGCGCCAGCCGCCTGGTGCCCGAAGTCATGCTGTCTGGGGAGCGCCTGACATCTGGCTTTGGCTACTCACTGGCTGTGGCCGATCTCAACAACGATGG CTGGACAGACCTGGTAGTGGGTGCCCCCTACTTCTTTGAGCGCCAAGAAGAGCTGGGGGGTGCTGTCTATGTGTACCTGAACCAGGGAGGTCACTGGGCTGGGGTGTCCCCTCTCCGGCTGTGTGGTTCCCCTGACTCCATGTTCGGGATCAGCCTGGCTGTCTTGGGAGACCTCAACCAAGACGGCTTTGCAG ATATTGCTGTGGGGGCTCCCTTTGATGGGGATGGGAAAGTCTTTATCTACCATGGGAGCAGCCTAGGGGTTGTCGTCAAACCTTCCCAG GTGCTGGAGGGTGAGGCTGTGGGCGTAAAGAGCTTTGGCTATTCCCTGTCGGGTGGCCTGGATGTGGATGGGAACCATTACCCGGACCTGCTGGTTGGCTCCCTGGCCGACACTGCTGTGCTCTTCAG GGCCAGACCCATCCTTCAAGTCTCCCATGAGGTCTTCATCGCTCCCCGAACCATTGACCTGGAGCAGCCCAACTGCGCTGCTGGCCACTTGGTCTG tgtGGACCTGAGGGTCTGTTTCAGCTACATCGCAACACCCAGCAGCTACAGCCCTATTGTGG CCCTGGATTATGTGTTAGATGGGGACACAGACAGGAGGCTCCGGGGCCAGGTCCCCCGTGTGACCTTCCTGAGCCGTGGCCCAGACGACCCCAAGCACCAGTCTTCAGGCACTGTGTGGCTGAAGCACCAGCATGACCGAGTCTGTGGAGACACCATGTTCCAGCTACAG GAGAATGTCAAAGACAAGCTTCGGGCCATTGTGGTGACTCTGTCCTACAATCTTCAGACCCCGCGGCTCCGGCGACAGGCTCCTGGCCAGGGGCTGCCCCCAGTGGCCCCCATCCTCAATGCTCACCAGTCCAGCACACAACGGACAGAG ATCCACTTCCTGAAGCAAGGCTGTGGCGAGGACAAGGTCTGCCAGAGCAATCTGCAGCTGGTCCAGGCCCGCTTCTGCGCCCGGGTCAGCGACTCGGAGTTCCAGCCTCTGCCCAT GGATGCGGACGGGACAACAGCCCTGTTTGCCCTGAGTGGGCAGCCCGTCATTGGCCTGGAGCTCACAGTCACCAACCTGCCTTCGGatccagcccagccccaggctgATGGGGATGATGCTCACGAAGCCCAGCTTCTGGtcaccctccctgcctctctgcacTACTCAGGAGTCCGAGCCCTGGACCCTGCG GAGAAGCCGCTCTGCGTGTCCAACGAGAATGCCTCCCATGTGGAGTGCGAGCTGGGGAACCCCATGAAGAGAGGTGCCCAG GTCACTTTTTACCTCATCCTTAGCACCTCAGGGATCACTATTGAGACCACAGAGCTGGAAGTGGAGCTGCTGTTGGCTAC GATCAGTGAGCAGGACCTGCATCTCATCTCCGTCCGAGCGCGTGTCTTCATTGAGCTGCCACTGTCCATTGCAGG GGTGGCCGTTCCCCAGCAGCTTTTCTTCTCTGGTGTGGTGCGCGGTGAGAGCGCCATGAAGTCTGAGCGGGATATAGGCAGCAAGGTCAAGTATGAGGTCACG GTCTCCAACCAAGGCCAGTCACTTAACACCCTGGGCTCTGCCTTCCTCAACATCATGTGGCCCCATGAGATTGCCAACGGGAAGTGGCTGCTGTACCCCATGCGAGTGGAGCTGGAGGGCGGGCAGGGGCCCAGGCGGAAGGGCCTCTGTTCCCCAAGGCCCAACATCCTCCATCTG GATGTGGACAGCAGGGATAGGAGGCGGCGGGAACTGGAGCAGCCCAAGCAGGAGGAGCATCCTGAGCATCTGGAGCCCAGCACATCCTGGTGGCCAGTGTCCTCTgctgagaagaagaaaaacatcacCCTG GACTGTGCCCGGGGCACTGCCAACTGTGTGGTGTTCAGCTGCCCTCTATATAGCTTTGACCGCGCCGCTGTGCTGCATGTGTGGGGCCGCCTCTGGAACAGCACCTTCTTGGAG GAGTACTCAGCTGTGAAGTCCCTGGAAGTGACTGTCCGAGCCAATATCACCGTGAAGTCATCTATCAAGAACTTGGTGCTTAGAGATGCCTCCACAGTG ATCCCAGTGATGGTTTACCTGGACCCCGTGGCTGTGGTGGCAGAAGGAGTCCCCTGGTGGGTCATCCTCCTGGCTGTGCTGGCGGGACTACTGGTGCTGGCGCTGCTGGTGCTGCTCATGTGGAAG ATGGGATTCTTCAAGCGGGCACGGTACCCCGAGGCCACTGTACCCCAGTACCACGCGGTGAAGATCCCGCGGGAAGACCGGCAGCAGTTCAAGGAGGAGAAGACAGGCACCATTCTGAGGAACAACTGGGGCAGCCCCCGCCGGGAGGGCCCCGATGCACACCCCATCCTGGCTGCAGATGGGCACCCTGAGCCAGGCTCCGATGGGCATCCCATGTCAAGCACCGCCTAG
- the ITGA7 gene encoding integrin alpha-7 isoform X8 gives MLSGERLTSGFGYSLAVADLNNDGWTDLVVGAPYFFERQEELGGAVYVYLNQGGHWAGVSPLRLCGSPDSMFGISLAVLGDLNQDGFADIAVGAPFDGDGKVFIYHGSSLGVVVKPSQVLEGEAVGVKSFGYSLSGGLDVDGNHYPDLLVGSLADTAVLFRARPILQVSHEVFIAPRTIDLEQPNCAAGHLVCVDLRVCFSYIATPSSYSPIVALDYVLDGDTDRRLRGQVPRVTFLSRGPDDPKHQSSGTVWLKHQHDRVCGDTMFQLQENVKDKLRAIVVTLSYNLQTPRLRRQAPGQGLPPVAPILNAHQSSTQRTEIHFLKQGCGEDKVCQSNLQLVQARFCARVSDSEFQPLPMDADGTTALFALSGQPVIGLELTVTNLPSDPAQPQADGDDAHEAQLLVTLPASLHYSGVRALDPAEKPLCVSNENASHVECELGNPMKRGAQVTFYLILSTSGITIETTELEVELLLATISEQDLHLISVRARVFIELPLSIAGVAVPQQLFFSGVVRGESAMKSERDIGSKVKYEVTVSNQGQSLNTLGSAFLNIMWPHEIANGKWLLYPMRVELEGGQGPRRKGLCSPRPNILHLDVDSRDRRRRELEQPKQEEHPEHLEPSTSWWPVSSAEKKKNITLDCARGTANCVVFSCPLYSFDRAAVLHVWGRLWNSTFLEEYSAVKSLEVTVRANITVKSSIKNLVLRDASTVIPVMVYLDPVAVVAEGVPWWVILLAVLAGLLVLALLVLLMWKMGFFKRARYPEATVPQYHAVKIPREDRQQFKEEKTGTILRNNWGSPRREGPDAHPILAADGHPEPGSDGHPMSSTA, from the exons ATGCTGTCTGGGGAGCGCCTGACATCTGGCTTTGGCTACTCACTGGCTGTGGCCGATCTCAACAACGATGG CTGGACAGACCTGGTAGTGGGTGCCCCCTACTTCTTTGAGCGCCAAGAAGAGCTGGGGGGTGCTGTCTATGTGTACCTGAACCAGGGAGGTCACTGGGCTGGGGTGTCCCCTCTCCGGCTGTGTGGTTCCCCTGACTCCATGTTCGGGATCAGCCTGGCTGTCTTGGGAGACCTCAACCAAGACGGCTTTGCAG ATATTGCTGTGGGGGCTCCCTTTGATGGGGATGGGAAAGTCTTTATCTACCATGGGAGCAGCCTAGGGGTTGTCGTCAAACCTTCCCAG GTGCTGGAGGGTGAGGCTGTGGGCGTAAAGAGCTTTGGCTATTCCCTGTCGGGTGGCCTGGATGTGGATGGGAACCATTACCCGGACCTGCTGGTTGGCTCCCTGGCCGACACTGCTGTGCTCTTCAG GGCCAGACCCATCCTTCAAGTCTCCCATGAGGTCTTCATCGCTCCCCGAACCATTGACCTGGAGCAGCCCAACTGCGCTGCTGGCCACTTGGTCTG tgtGGACCTGAGGGTCTGTTTCAGCTACATCGCAACACCCAGCAGCTACAGCCCTATTGTGG CCCTGGATTATGTGTTAGATGGGGACACAGACAGGAGGCTCCGGGGCCAGGTCCCCCGTGTGACCTTCCTGAGCCGTGGCCCAGACGACCCCAAGCACCAGTCTTCAGGCACTGTGTGGCTGAAGCACCAGCATGACCGAGTCTGTGGAGACACCATGTTCCAGCTACAG GAGAATGTCAAAGACAAGCTTCGGGCCATTGTGGTGACTCTGTCCTACAATCTTCAGACCCCGCGGCTCCGGCGACAGGCTCCTGGCCAGGGGCTGCCCCCAGTGGCCCCCATCCTCAATGCTCACCAGTCCAGCACACAACGGACAGAG ATCCACTTCCTGAAGCAAGGCTGTGGCGAGGACAAGGTCTGCCAGAGCAATCTGCAGCTGGTCCAGGCCCGCTTCTGCGCCCGGGTCAGCGACTCGGAGTTCCAGCCTCTGCCCAT GGATGCGGACGGGACAACAGCCCTGTTTGCCCTGAGTGGGCAGCCCGTCATTGGCCTGGAGCTCACAGTCACCAACCTGCCTTCGGatccagcccagccccaggctgATGGGGATGATGCTCACGAAGCCCAGCTTCTGGtcaccctccctgcctctctgcacTACTCAGGAGTCCGAGCCCTGGACCCTGCG GAGAAGCCGCTCTGCGTGTCCAACGAGAATGCCTCCCATGTGGAGTGCGAGCTGGGGAACCCCATGAAGAGAGGTGCCCAG GTCACTTTTTACCTCATCCTTAGCACCTCAGGGATCACTATTGAGACCACAGAGCTGGAAGTGGAGCTGCTGTTGGCTAC GATCAGTGAGCAGGACCTGCATCTCATCTCCGTCCGAGCGCGTGTCTTCATTGAGCTGCCACTGTCCATTGCAGG GGTGGCCGTTCCCCAGCAGCTTTTCTTCTCTGGTGTGGTGCGCGGTGAGAGCGCCATGAAGTCTGAGCGGGATATAGGCAGCAAGGTCAAGTATGAGGTCACG GTCTCCAACCAAGGCCAGTCACTTAACACCCTGGGCTCTGCCTTCCTCAACATCATGTGGCCCCATGAGATTGCCAACGGGAAGTGGCTGCTGTACCCCATGCGAGTGGAGCTGGAGGGCGGGCAGGGGCCCAGGCGGAAGGGCCTCTGTTCCCCAAGGCCCAACATCCTCCATCTG GATGTGGACAGCAGGGATAGGAGGCGGCGGGAACTGGAGCAGCCCAAGCAGGAGGAGCATCCTGAGCATCTGGAGCCCAGCACATCCTGGTGGCCAGTGTCCTCTgctgagaagaagaaaaacatcacCCTG GACTGTGCCCGGGGCACTGCCAACTGTGTGGTGTTCAGCTGCCCTCTATATAGCTTTGACCGCGCCGCTGTGCTGCATGTGTGGGGCCGCCTCTGGAACAGCACCTTCTTGGAG GAGTACTCAGCTGTGAAGTCCCTGGAAGTGACTGTCCGAGCCAATATCACCGTGAAGTCATCTATCAAGAACTTGGTGCTTAGAGATGCCTCCACAGTG ATCCCAGTGATGGTTTACCTGGACCCCGTGGCTGTGGTGGCAGAAGGAGTCCCCTGGTGGGTCATCCTCCTGGCTGTGCTGGCGGGACTACTGGTGCTGGCGCTGCTGGTGCTGCTCATGTGGAAG ATGGGATTCTTCAAGCGGGCACGGTACCCCGAGGCCACTGTACCCCAGTACCACGCGGTGAAGATCCCGCGGGAAGACCGGCAGCAGTTCAAGGAGGAGAAGACAGGCACCATTCTGAGGAACAACTGGGGCAGCCCCCGCCGGGAGGGCCCCGATGCACACCCCATCCTGGCTGCAGATGGGCACCCTGAGCCAGGCTCCGATGGGCATCCCATGTCAAGCACCGCCTAG
- the ITGA7 gene encoding integrin alpha-7 isoform X5 yields the protein MAGARGRGPWGPPGIRCLLGSLLAALLAPGAVAFNLDVTGALSKEGEPGSLFGFSVALHRQLQPRPQSWLLVGAPQALALPGQQANRTGGLFACPLSLEETDCYRVDIDRGADVQKESKENQWLGVSVRSQGPGGKIVTCAHRYEARQRVDQILETRDVIGRCFVLSQDLAARDELDGGEWKFCEGRPQGHEQFGFCQQGTAAAFSPDSHYLLFGAPGTYNWKGLLFVTNIDSSDPDQLVYKTLDPADRLPGPAGDLALNSYLGFSIDSGKGLVRAEELSFVAGAPRANHKGAVVILRKDSASRLVPEVMLSGERLTSGFGYSLAVADLNNDGWTDLVVGAPYFFERQEELGGAVYVYLNQGGHWAGVSPLRLCGSPDSMFGISLAVLGDLNQDGFADIAVGAPFDGDGKVFIYHGSSLGVVVKPSQVLEGEAVGVKSFGYSLSGGLDVDGNHYPDLLVGSLADTAVLFRARPILQVSHEVFIAPRTIDLEQPNCAAGHLVCVDLRVCFSYIATPSSYSPIVALDYVLDGDTDRRLRGQVPRVTFLSRGPDDPKHQSSGTVWLKHQHDRVCGDTMFQLQENVKDKLRAIVVTLSYNLQTPRLRRQAPGQGLPPVAPILNAHQSSTQRTEIHFLKQGCGEDKVCQSNLQLVQARFCARVSDSEFQPLPMDADGTTALFALSGQPVIGLELTVTNLPSDPAQPQADGDDAHEAQLLVTLPASLHYSGVRALDPAEKPLCVSNENASHVECELGNPMKRGAQVTFYLILSTSGITIETTELEVELLLATISEQDLHLISVRARVFIELPLSIAGVAVPQQLFFSGVVRGESAMKSERDIGSKVKYEVTVSNQGQSLNTLGSAFLNIMWPHEIANGKWLLYPMRVELEGGQGPRRKGLCSPRPNILHLDVDSRDRRRRELEQPKQEEHPEHLEPSTSWWPVSSAEKKKNITLDCARGTANCVVFSCPLYSFDRAAVLHVWGRLWNSTFLEEYSAVKSLEVTVRANITVKSSIKNLVLRDASTVIPVMVYLDPVAVVAEGVPWWVILLAVLAGLLVLALLVLLMWKMGFFKRARYPEATVPQYHAVKIPREDRQQFKEEKTGTILRNNWGSPRREGPDAHPILAADGHPEPGSDGHPMSSTA from the exons GCTGCTGGTGGGTGCTCCGCAGGCCCTGGCTCTGCCCGGGCAGCAGGCGAATCGCACCGGAGGCCTCTTTGCTTGCCCCCTGAGCCTGGAAGAGACTGACTGCTACAGAGTGGACATCGACCGTGGAG CTGATGTGCAGAAGGAGAGTAAGGAGAACCAGTGGTTGGGAGTCAGCGTTCGGAGTCAGGGACCTGGGGGGAAGATTGTC ACCTGCGCGCACCGGTACGAGGCGCGGCAGCGAGTAGaccagatcctggagaccagggatgtgATCGGCCGCTGCTTCGTGCTGAGCCAAGACCTGGCCGCCCGCGATGAACTGGATGGCGGGGAGTGGAAGTTCTGTGAGGGGCGCCCCCAGGGCCACGAACAGTTTGGGTTCTGCCAGCAGGGCACAGCTGCCGCCTTCTCCCCCGACAGCCACTACCTCCTCTTTGGGGCCCCGGGAACCTATAACTGGAAGG GGTTGCTCTTTGTGACCAACATTGATAGCTCAGACCCTGACCAGCTGGTGTATAAAACTTTGGATCCCGCTGACCGGCTCCCAGGACCAGCCGGAGACTTGGCCTTGAATAGCTACTTAG GTTTCTCCATTGACTCGGGGAAGGGTCTGGTGCGTGCAGAGGAGCTGAGCTTTGTGGCAGGGGCCCCTCGTGCCAACCACAAGGGAGCTGTGGTCATTCTGCGCAAAGACAGCGCCAGCCGCCTGGTGCCCGAAGTCATGCTGTCTGGGGAGCGCCTGACATCTGGCTTTGGCTACTCACTGGCTGTGGCCGATCTCAACAACGATGG CTGGACAGACCTGGTAGTGGGTGCCCCCTACTTCTTTGAGCGCCAAGAAGAGCTGGGGGGTGCTGTCTATGTGTACCTGAACCAGGGAGGTCACTGGGCTGGGGTGTCCCCTCTCCGGCTGTGTGGTTCCCCTGACTCCATGTTCGGGATCAGCCTGGCTGTCTTGGGAGACCTCAACCAAGACGGCTTTGCAG ATATTGCTGTGGGGGCTCCCTTTGATGGGGATGGGAAAGTCTTTATCTACCATGGGAGCAGCCTAGGGGTTGTCGTCAAACCTTCCCAG GTGCTGGAGGGTGAGGCTGTGGGCGTAAAGAGCTTTGGCTATTCCCTGTCGGGTGGCCTGGATGTGGATGGGAACCATTACCCGGACCTGCTGGTTGGCTCCCTGGCCGACACTGCTGTGCTCTTCAG GGCCAGACCCATCCTTCAAGTCTCCCATGAGGTCTTCATCGCTCCCCGAACCATTGACCTGGAGCAGCCCAACTGCGCTGCTGGCCACTTGGTCTG tgtGGACCTGAGGGTCTGTTTCAGCTACATCGCAACACCCAGCAGCTACAGCCCTATTGTGG CCCTGGATTATGTGTTAGATGGGGACACAGACAGGAGGCTCCGGGGCCAGGTCCCCCGTGTGACCTTCCTGAGCCGTGGCCCAGACGACCCCAAGCACCAGTCTTCAGGCACTGTGTGGCTGAAGCACCAGCATGACCGAGTCTGTGGAGACACCATGTTCCAGCTACAG GAGAATGTCAAAGACAAGCTTCGGGCCATTGTGGTGACTCTGTCCTACAATCTTCAGACCCCGCGGCTCCGGCGACAGGCTCCTGGCCAGGGGCTGCCCCCAGTGGCCCCCATCCTCAATGCTCACCAGTCCAGCACACAACGGACAGAG ATCCACTTCCTGAAGCAAGGCTGTGGCGAGGACAAGGTCTGCCAGAGCAATCTGCAGCTGGTCCAGGCCCGCTTCTGCGCCCGGGTCAGCGACTCGGAGTTCCAGCCTCTGCCCAT GGATGCGGACGGGACAACAGCCCTGTTTGCCCTGAGTGGGCAGCCCGTCATTGGCCTGGAGCTCACAGTCACCAACCTGCCTTCGGatccagcccagccccaggctgATGGGGATGATGCTCACGAAGCCCAGCTTCTGGtcaccctccctgcctctctgcacTACTCAGGAGTCCGAGCCCTGGACCCTGCG GAGAAGCCGCTCTGCGTGTCCAACGAGAATGCCTCCCATGTGGAGTGCGAGCTGGGGAACCCCATGAAGAGAGGTGCCCAG GTCACTTTTTACCTCATCCTTAGCACCTCAGGGATCACTATTGAGACCACAGAGCTGGAAGTGGAGCTGCTGTTGGCTAC GATCAGTGAGCAGGACCTGCATCTCATCTCCGTCCGAGCGCGTGTCTTCATTGAGCTGCCACTGTCCATTGCAGG GGTGGCCGTTCCCCAGCAGCTTTTCTTCTCTGGTGTGGTGCGCGGTGAGAGCGCCATGAAGTCTGAGCGGGATATAGGCAGCAAGGTCAAGTATGAGGTCACG GTCTCCAACCAAGGCCAGTCACTTAACACCCTGGGCTCTGCCTTCCTCAACATCATGTGGCCCCATGAGATTGCCAACGGGAAGTGGCTGCTGTACCCCATGCGAGTGGAGCTGGAGGGCGGGCAGGGGCCCAGGCGGAAGGGCCTCTGTTCCCCAAGGCCCAACATCCTCCATCTG GATGTGGACAGCAGGGATAGGAGGCGGCGGGAACTGGAGCAGCCCAAGCAGGAGGAGCATCCTGAGCATCTGGAGCCCAGCACATCCTGGTGGCCAGTGTCCTCTgctgagaagaagaaaaacatcacCCTG GACTGTGCCCGGGGCACTGCCAACTGTGTGGTGTTCAGCTGCCCTCTATATAGCTTTGACCGCGCCGCTGTGCTGCATGTGTGGGGCCGCCTCTGGAACAGCACCTTCTTGGAG GAGTACTCAGCTGTGAAGTCCCTGGAAGTGACTGTCCGAGCCAATATCACCGTGAAGTCATCTATCAAGAACTTGGTGCTTAGAGATGCCTCCACAGTG ATCCCAGTGATGGTTTACCTGGACCCCGTGGCTGTGGTGGCAGAAGGAGTCCCCTGGTGGGTCATCCTCCTGGCTGTGCTGGCGGGACTACTGGTGCTGGCGCTGCTGGTGCTGCTCATGTGGAAG ATGGGATTCTTCAAGCGGGCACGGTACCCCGAGGCCACTGTACCCCAGTACCACGCGGTGAAGATCCCGCGGGAAGACCGGCAGCAGTTCAAGGAGGAGAAGACAGGCACCATTCTGAGGAACAACTGGGGCAGCCCCCGCCGGGAGGGCCCCGATGCACACCCCATCCTGGCTGCAGATGGGCACCCTGAGCCAGGCTCCGATGGGCATCCCATGTCAAGCACCGCCTAG